GTCCAGCCCGTCCGGGCCGCCGTACAGGGCCTGGGCGGGATCGTGCAGCCGTACCTCGGGATCGCGCGGAATCGCATCGTCCGGTACGTACGGCGGGTTCGAGATGACCACGGATGCCGTACCCCGCAGCTCGTCGAAAGCCGTGGCGAGGTCGCCGAGCACGAGGGTGAGGTTCCCGGCATCCGCCGTGTTGCGTGCCGCCCACGCGTGCGCCTCGGGCGAGCGCTCGACGGCGAAGACGCGCGACTGCGGAACCTCGGTCGCCATCGCCAGTGCGATCGCACCGCTTCCGGTGCCCAGATCGATCGCGATCGGCGCCGGGGACGCACTCTCCTGCAGGGCGTCGATGGCGATCTGCACGACGGTCTCGGTCTCGGGCCTCGGCACGAACACGCCAGGCCCGACCGCCAGCTCCAGCTGCCGGAACGCAGCCGTGCCGGTCAGGTGCTGCAGCGGTTCACGCGCCGCACGCCGGGCGGCCAGAGTAGTGAGCCGTTCGGCATCCGCGTCGTCGATGTCCTCGCCGCGGATGAGCGCGGCCTGCACCTCTCCACGGCTCAGGCCGAGCACGTGGCCGATCAGCAGCTCGGCATCCACCACCGGATCAGGGACTTCGGCGTCGGTGAGCTGCTGCACCACCGAACGCAGGCGCACGGAGAGGGATTCGGGCATCCTCCCAGCGTAGGCGTCCGGACATATTCGCCTGGACACATTCGCCTGGACACATTCAGTCAGCGCCTCGCGCGCACGCCGTAGGCTGATCACGCTGATCCCCTCGACGAAAGGTGCGCCATGGCCGGCATCCACTCCGATATCACCACCGCGTTCGGCAACACCCCGCTGGTGCGGCTGAACCGTGTGACCGAGGGCCTGTCCGCGACTGTGCTCGCGAAGCTGGAGTTCTACAACCCGGCCTCGAGCGTGAAGGACCGCATCGGCATCGCGATGGTCGACGCGGCCGAGGCATCCGGGCAGCTCAAGCCCGGCGGCACGATCGTCGAGGCCACCAGCGGGAACACCGGCATCGCTCTGGCGATGGTCGGCGCGGCACGTGGCTACCGGGTGATCCTCACGATGCCCGGGTCGATGTCCAAGGAGCGGCGCGTGCTGCTGCGCGCGTTCGGCGCCGAGATCGTGCTCACCGACCCGCACAAGGGCATGACCGGCTCCATCGACGTGCTCAAGGAGATCATCGCCGAGAACCCGGATGCCGTGTGGGTGCGTCAGTTCGAGAACGAGGCCAACCC
Above is a window of Microbacterium suwonense DNA encoding:
- the prmC gene encoding peptide chain release factor N(5)-glutamine methyltransferase, yielding MPESLSVRLRSVVQQLTDAEVPDPVVDAELLIGHVLGLSRGEVQAALIRGEDIDDADAERLTTLAARRAAREPLQHLTGTAAFRQLELAVGPGVFVPRPETETVVQIAIDALQESASPAPIAIDLGTGSGAIALAMATEVPQSRVFAVERSPEAHAWAARNTADAGNLTLVLGDLATAFDELRGTASVVISNPPYVPDDAIPRDPEVRLHDPAQALYGGPDGLDVVRVISRRAQELLHPGGLLVLEHGELQGASIRALLEADGWRSTATHEDLTRRDRATTALSR
- a CDS encoding PLP-dependent cysteine synthase family protein codes for the protein MAGIHSDITTAFGNTPLVRLNRVTEGLSATVLAKLEFYNPASSVKDRIGIAMVDAAEASGQLKPGGTIVEATSGNTGIALAMVGAARGYRVILTMPGSMSKERRVLLRAFGAEIVLTDPHKGMTGSIDVLKEIIAENPDAVWVRQFENEANPKIHRETTGQEILRDTDGQVDIVVAGVGTGGTVTGVGQALKAAKPEVQVIAVEPKDSPCSARGTPGRIAFRASDRTSCPMCSTVSCSMRCSPSSTTTRCAPPAISPPRRACSWACPPGRPCGRR